The following proteins are co-located in the Phocoena phocoena chromosome 1, mPhoPho1.1, whole genome shotgun sequence genome:
- the DNALI1 gene encoding axonemal dynein light intermediate polypeptide 1 yields the protein MIPPADSLLKYDTPVLVSRNREKRSPKARPLKVSPQQPGPSGPVPQPPKTKLPSTDPTKQAEEILNAILPPREWVEDTQLWIQQVSSAPSTRMDVVHLQEQLDLKLQQRQARETGICPVRRELYSQCFDELIREVTISCAERGLLLLRVRDEIRMTIAAYQTLYESSVAFGMRKALQAEQGKSDMEKKIAELETEKRDLERQVNEQKAKCEAIEKRESERRQVEETKHKEEIQFLKRANQQLKAQLEGIIAPKK from the exons ATGATTCCCCCCGCGGACTCTCTGCTCAAGTATGACACCCCGGTGTTGGTGAGCCGGAACAGGGAGAAACGGAGCCCCAAA GCTCGGCCACTGAAAGTCAGCCCTCAGCAGCCCGGACCCTCAGGTCCCGTCCCACAGCCACCAAAGACCAAGCTCCCCTCAACAGATCCTACAAAGCAGGCAGAAGAAATCTTGAATGCCATCCTGCCCCCGAG GGAGTGGGTGGAGGACACGCAGCTATGGATCCAGCAGGTGTCCAGCGCCCCCAGCACCAGGATGGATGTGGTACACCTCCAGGAGCAGCTGGACCTGAAGCTGCAGCAGCGGCAGGCCCGGGAGACTGGCATCTGCCCGGTGCGCCGGGAGCTGTACTCGCAGTGTTTCG ATGAACTGATCCGCGAGGTTACCATCAGCTGTGCGGAGCgagggctgctgctgctgcgagTCCGGGACGAGATCCGCATGACCATTGCTGCCTACCAGACCCTGTATGAGAGCAGCGTGGCATTTGGCATGAGGAAGGCGCTGCAGGCTGAGCAGGGGAAGTCAGACATGGAGAAGAAA ATTGCAGAATTAGAAACGGAAAAGCGAGATTTGGAGAGGCAAGTGAACGAACAGAAGGCAAAATGTGAGGCCATCGAGAAGCGGGAGAGTGAGAGGAGACAGGTGGAGGAGACGAAGCACAAAGAAGAGATTCAGTTCCTGAAGCGCGCTAATCAACAGCTGAAG gcCCAACTGGAAGGCATTATTGCACCAAAGAAGTGA
- the SNIP1 gene encoding smad nuclear-interacting protein 1, translating to MKEVKSERDRGSRRRHRDGDMVAAVVVKQERLSPESAPPVHRRPDSSGGSPSPPAGESGRPSHRGNRARGGSRSPARKKNKSSGRRSKSPRSKRSRSPHHSMVKVKQEREDHPRRGREDRPHREPSGQEHRRARNSNRDRHRGHSHQRRSSGERPGSGQPQGRDRDAQNLQAQEAEREFHNTRRREHRQKNEAGGNASQDSLPQPGPGSNNKDKEVPVKEKPSFELSGALLEDTNTFRGVVIKYSEPPEARIPKKRWRLYPFKNDEVLPVMYIHRQSAYLLGRHRRIADIPIDHPSCSKQHAVFQYRLVEYTRADGTVGRRVKPYIIDLGSGNGTFLNNKRIEPQRYYELKEKDVLKFGFSSREYVLLHESSDTSEVDRGDEGDDEGEVSDS from the exons ATGAAGGAGGTGAAGAGCGAGCGGGATCGGGGGAGCCGACGAAGGCACCGGGACGGGGACATGGTGGCGGCGGTGGTGGTGAAGCAGGAGCGCCTCAGCCCGGAATCCGCGCCTCCCGTGCACCGCCGCCCGGACTCCTCCGGCGGTAGCCCGTCCCCACCGGCTGGCGAGTCGGGCCGCCCGAGTCACCGCGGGAACCGAGCCCGAGGAGGTAGCCG GTCTccagccagaaagaaaaacaagtcctCAGGGAGAAGAAGCAAGTCTCCCCGGAGTAAGAGAAGCCGAAGTCCTCACCACTCAATGGTCAAAGTAAAGCAG GAACGTGAGGATCATCCCCGGAGAGGCCGGGAGGATCGGCCACACCGAGAACCCTCAGGACAGGAACACAGGCGAGCTAGGAACAGTAACCGAGACAGACACCGCGGCCACTCCCACCAGAGGAGAAGCTCGGGCGAGAGGCCTGGCAGCGGGCAGCCTCAGGGACGGGATCGAGATGCCCAGAACCTACAGGCGCAGGAAGCTGAGCGGGAGTTTCACAACACCCGGCGCCGGGAGCACCGCCAGAAGAACGAAGCCGGCGGTAACGCATCTCAGGACTCACTTCCTCAGCCTGGCCCTGGCAGCAACAACAAAGACAAAGAAGTGCCTGTTAAAGAAAAGCCAAGCTTTGAACTTTCTGGGGCACTTCTTGAGGACACCAACACCTTTCGGGGTGTAGTCATTAAATACAGCGAGCCCCCGGAAGCACGTATCCCCAAAAAACGGTGGCGTCTCTACCCCTTTAAAAATGATGAGGTGCTTCCAGTGATGTACATCCACCGACAGAGCGCTTACCTCCTGGGCCGACACCGCCGCATCGCAGACATTCCCATCGATCACCCCTCCTGTTCAAAGCAGCACGCCGTCTTTCAGTACCG GCTCGTGGAATATACCCGTGCTGATGGGACAGTTGGCCGCAGGGTGAAGCCCTACATCATTGACCTTGGCTCAGGCAATGGAACGTTCCTGAACAACAAGCGAATTGAGCCACAGAGATACTACGAACTGAAGGAAAAGGATGTCCTTAAATTTGGGTTCAGCAGCAGAGAGTACGTCCTGCTCCACGAGTCCTCGGACACATCTGAAGTGGACAGGGGAGACGAGGGTGACGACGAGGGGGAGGTATCTGACAGCTAG